In the genome of Budorcas taxicolor isolate Tak-1 chromosome 7, Takin1.1, whole genome shotgun sequence, the window AATAATTAAGATCTGAGattccctgccaatgcaggagacctgggttcaatccacgggttgggaagtttccctggaaaaggaaatgacaacccactgcagtattcttgcctgggaaatcccatggacagaggaacctggagggctacagtccaaagggtcacaaaagagtcagacacaacttcgcaactaaacaacaattaagacctagtctcttagcaactttaatgtttataatataaaatggTCTATATTCACTATGCCATGCATTAGATCTCTAGGGCTTATTTCCTGATAGTTGCAAGTTTGTATACTTAAACATCATCTCTCCAattccccacccacctcccagcccctggtaatAACCATTTTACTATTTATCCCTAACTcccacccatatatatatatatttaaagtttgaCTTTTATGTTCTACAAATAAGTGAGGTcatacagtgtttttctttctctatctgatatttcacttagcattatgtcCTCAAAGTCCATTCATATTgtcaaatggcaatatttccttctttctcatctctGAATCATATTCCGATGTGTATAGGTACCAATCTTcctttttcattcatcttttaaTGGGCACCCAAGTTATTTCCATACCTATGATTTTCTTGTCTATTGTAGAGCTGCTAGCTGTGTGATATTAGGAAAACCATGACCTCATttcttgtgtatttatttttgctatttattgacttgactgcactggatcttagttgcagcatgcgggatcttcgttgctgtgtgggggCTCTGTAGGTGCTGTCTGCCGGCTCTGTAGTTGTGTCACTGGGACTCCAGAGTTCTGGGGCTCAGATGTTGCCTTGTACCacctcatgggcttagctgctgcccagcatgtgggatcttattttccCAACCAGCGATGACAACTGTGTCCCCTACATgacaaagcagattcttaactactggactaccagggaagtcccacaatggCCTCATTTCtgtccctttttccttttttttttttttttttgtaaaacaggGATGATTATCCTTTCTCGCTGGCACATGATGTTCAGCAGAGCATTACTGAGTTGTCCTATTccatttcctctgccttctcctctcAGGTTCCTGAGAAGCAGCAGGAAAATGCCACCTGGCTGGTGACAGAGTTTTTGCTGGTGGGTTTCTCCAACCTTCCAGACCTGAGGACCACCCTTTTTGCACTGTTCTTCCTCACGTACCTGGTTACCCTCAGCGGTAACGTGACCATCATCACCGTCATCCATGCGGACCGGACCCTGCACACGCCCATGTACCGCTTCCTGGCGGCGCTGTCCCTCTCTGAGACCTGCTACACTCTGGTCACCATCCCCAACATGCTGGCTCGTCTGTGGATGGAGAACCAGGCCATCTCCGTTTCTGGCTGTCGGGCTCAGATGTTCTTCTTCCTGGGCCTCGGATGCAGTCACTGCTTCCTCCTCACTCTGATGGGTTACGACCGCTACGTGGCCATCTGCCACCCTCTGCGATATTCGCTGATCATGAGACCCACGGTTTGCCTCTGTCTGGGAGCCCTGGTTTTCTGCTCCGGCTTCTTGGTGGCCTCCATCGAGACGAGCCTGATCTTCTCCTCGAGCTTCTGCAGCAGCAACCGGGTGGAGCACTTCTTCTGTGACATCGCCCCCGTCCTGAAGCTCAGTTGTGCGGAAAGTGCCATCAAAGCGCTGGCCATCTTCTTCCTGAGTATCCTCGTGGTACTAATCTCCTTCCTCCTTATCCTCCTCTCCTACGCCTTCATCGTGGCCGCCCTCCTGAGGATCCCCTCGGCCGCTGGCCGGAGCAAAGCCTTCTCTACCTGCGCTGCCCACCTCACCGTGGTCATCGTGCATTTTGGCTGCGCCTCCATCATCTACCTGAGGCCCGAGTCCGGAGGGAACCCCGACCAGGACCGCCTGGTGGCTGTGTTCTACACGGTGGTGACACCGCTGCTGAACCCGGTGGTGTACACTTTGCGCAATAAGGAGGTGAGGGTGGCTCTGAGGAGGATCCTGGCCCGAAGCCACGTAATCTTAAAATGAACACTCCCTGGGACTTTTCTGGTGAGCCAGTGGCTAAGCCGCAGCACTCCCAATTCAGAGGGCCCGGGTGCCACccctggtcagcgaactagatcccacatgtcagcaactaagagttcatttggagctgtggtgctggagaagactcttgagagtcccttggagagcaggaagatcaaaccagtcaatcctaaaggaaatcaaccctggatattcattggaaggactgatactgaagcttcagtgtcagtactttgaccacttgatgcaaacagatgactcattggaaaagaccctgatactaggaaagattgaaggcaggaggagaaggggacaacagagggtgaggtggttggatggcatcaccaactcaagggacatgagtttcagcaagctccgggagatggtggaagacagggaagcttggtgtgctgcagcccatggcatCGCTaagagtgattgaacaacagcaacaacaataagcaaaaaaaaaaaaatcctgcatgctgcaactaaagacatGGTAccaccaaaaaaatgaaaaaaaaaaaaccccacaaaacactCTCTCTACGTTTTCCCTCTAGCTTTTTCAAGAACATGTGCCCTGCCAGATACTCAGTTTCTCTGCCACTCAACTCCCCAAACTGGAAAACAGGTTACTCCCATCACCTTAAATGAAATAGTCTAGGTGAGGCAATTCACAAACAGTGCCTGGGACCCAGCAGAAACTCCATAAA includes:
- the LOC128050409 gene encoding olfactory receptor 10T2-like, with translation MVSVDSGPPAGWRGYTTALTGTHGHNVGDKGDSQEIQDNVAELDPMTDALKVPEKQQENATWLVTEFLLVGFSNLPDLRTTLFALFFLTYLVTLSGNVTIITVIHADRTLHTPMYRFLAALSLSETCYTLVTIPNMLARLWMENQAISVSGCRAQMFFFLGLGCSHCFLLTLMGYDRYVAICHPLRYSLIMRPTVCLCLGALVFCSGFLVASIETSLIFSSSFCSSNRVEHFFCDIAPVLKLSCAESAIKALAIFFLSILVVLISFLLILLSYAFIVAALLRIPSAAGRSKAFSTCAAHLTVVIVHFGCASIIYLRPESGGNPDQDRLVAVFYTVVTPLLNPVVYTLRNKEVRVALRRILARSHVILK